One window of Atribacter laminatus genomic DNA carries:
- a CDS encoding ribonuclease HII, which produces MLEKDLWLKGYQYVGGVDEAGRGPLAGPLVSCCVIFSPGCIPSGLTDSKLLRPSGRNHYYQLICKTAFSLGVSIVGEKMIDCLGVQNANLYSFREAVMRATVRRAPDFVIFDWLKIPGLDIPSISTPHAELKSYSVAAASIVAKVVRDSLMENQYQELYPEYGFIHHKGYGTKLHRDKIAQLGIANCHRRSFCGKYL; this is translated from the coding sequence ATGCTGGAAAAAGACCTTTGGTTAAAAGGCTATCAATATGTTGGTGGAGTAGATGAAGCAGGGAGAGGGCCATTAGCTGGTCCTCTCGTATCGTGTTGTGTTATTTTTTCTCCCGGATGCATTCCTTCTGGTTTAACTGATTCCAAACTTTTAAGACCCTCGGGAAGAAACCATTATTATCAGCTTATCTGTAAGACTGCTTTTAGCCTCGGAGTAAGTATTGTTGGGGAGAAAATGATTGATTGTCTGGGAGTACAAAACGCCAATCTTTATTCCTTTCGAGAAGCCGTAATGCGAGCTACAGTAAGAAGAGCTCCCGATTTTGTAATTTTTGATTGGTTAAAGATTCCTGGATTAGATATACCCTCGATTTCAACTCCCCATGCGGAATTAAAAAGCTATTCGGTTGCGGCTGCTTCAATCGTAGCCAAGGTGGTTCGTGATTCCCTTATGGAAAACCAATATCAAGAACTTTATCCTGAGTATGGCTTTATCCATCACAAAGGATATGGTACTAAACTGCATCGGGATAAAATCGCTCAGCTGGGCATTGCGAATTGTCATAGAAGGAGCTTTTGTGGAAAGTACCTCTAA
- the lepB gene encoding signal peptidase I yields MRKNAKGNSISVLREIVETVIWALLIAFVVRYFVIEGYYIPSGSMKPTLVPGNRVLVAKFYYGLYQPHRGDIIVFRYPSDKKKNLIKRIIALPGETVRIENGLVYINGVSIQGDQFNREYVNVGSYGRGEQIIPENSYFVLGDNSHNSDDSRFWGYVPFKNILGRAFLIYWPPRSIQILR; encoded by the coding sequence TTGAGGAAAAACGCGAAAGGTAATTCGATCAGTGTCTTGAGAGAAATAGTTGAAACCGTTATTTGGGCACTCCTGATTGCTTTTGTTGTTCGGTATTTTGTAATAGAAGGATATTATATTCCTTCCGGTTCAATGAAACCGACTCTTGTACCAGGCAATAGGGTTCTCGTGGCAAAATTTTACTATGGCCTTTATCAACCTCATCGTGGTGATATAATTGTTTTCCGTTATCCCTCTGATAAGAAGAAAAATTTAATAAAGAGAATAATTGCTCTTCCTGGTGAAACAGTCCGAATAGAAAACGGCTTGGTATATATTAATGGGGTTTCCATTCAAGGAGATCAATTTAATCGAGAGTATGTAAACGTTGGGAGTTACGGAAGAGGAGAGCAGATTATACCGGAAAACTCCTATTTTGTTTTAGGAGATAATAGTCATAATAGTGATGATAGTCGATTTTGGGGTTATGTTCCGTTTAAAAACATTTTAGGACGTGCTTTTTTAATTTATTGGCCTCCCCGGTCAATTCAAATTTTACGTTGA
- the rplS gene encoding 50S ribosomal protein L19 produces the protein MDKARLLRSVESAYMKEVPDIEPGQTVRVHLKVVEGDKERIQVFEGLVIALKSSGISRTITVRKMSFGIGIERVFPIHSPRIETIEIIRRGKVRRAKLYYLRGKSTKESRIEEKRER, from the coding sequence ATGGATAAAGCAAGGTTGTTACGTTCGGTTGAATCAGCTTATATGAAAGAAGTTCCTGATATTGAACCAGGACAAACGGTGAGAGTTCATTTAAAAGTCGTCGAAGGCGACAAAGAACGTATTCAGGTTTTTGAAGGATTGGTTATCGCACTAAAAAGCTCTGGAATTAGTCGAACCATAACGGTGCGGAAAATGTCCTTTGGTATTGGTATAGAAAGAGTATTCCCAATCCATTCGCCCCGTATCGAAACCATTGAAATAATTCGTCGGGGTAAGGTGCGGAGAGCAAAGCTTTATTATCTCCGTGGGAAAAGCACCAAAGAATCAAGAATTGAGGAAAAACGCGAAAGGTAA
- the trmD gene encoding tRNA (guanosine(37)-N1)-methyltransferase TrmD encodes MKLRIDIITLFPELIRCFAETAIVKRAQDRGLVFIKAYNLRAFSSDRYRTVDDYPYGGGPGMVLKPEPIYRAVEFIKGITDSQPRVLITSPQGRVFNQSLAENLSLCSHVILICGRYQGIDQRVVELCQGEEISVGDYILSGGELPAMIITEAITRLVPEVLGDEESIHFDSFYDLILGPPQYTRPRIFKDKEVPEVLTSGNHSLIEEWRRKEALRKTRLVRPDLLERSNDEVVQEQ; translated from the coding sequence ATGAAATTACGGATTGATATCATTACCCTGTTTCCGGAACTGATTCGATGTTTTGCCGAAACAGCAATTGTGAAAAGAGCACAAGACCGAGGCCTGGTATTCATCAAAGCCTATAATTTGAGAGCATTTTCTTCTGACCGTTATCGGACTGTTGACGATTATCCCTATGGTGGCGGGCCTGGAATGGTACTCAAACCAGAACCGATCTACCGAGCAGTTGAATTTATCAAAGGGATCACTGATTCTCAGCCTCGGGTTTTGATTACCAGTCCCCAGGGAAGAGTTTTTAACCAGTCCTTGGCAGAAAATCTTTCTCTGTGTTCTCATGTTATTCTTATTTGCGGACGCTACCAGGGGATTGATCAAAGGGTGGTTGAACTCTGCCAGGGAGAAGAAATATCGGTTGGCGATTATATCCTATCGGGTGGCGAATTGCCGGCAATGATAATCACCGAAGCGATAACCCGTTTAGTTCCCGAGGTTCTGGGTGACGAAGAATCGATTCATTTTGATTCCTTTTACGATCTGATATTGGGTCCACCTCAATATACCCGGCCTCGGATTTTTAAGGATAAAGAGGTGCCGGAGGTTTTAACCAGTGGGAATCATAGTTTGATTGAAGAGTGGAGGCGAAAGGAAGCCCTCCGAAAAACCCGGTTGGTTCGTCCGGATTTACTTGAGCGATCAAACGATGAAGTGGTTCAGGAACAGTAA